A region of Streptomyces sp. NBC_01750 DNA encodes the following proteins:
- a CDS encoding DUF4012 domain-containing protein, which translates to MPWIIHKLSDSSVLSRFTGLVRRSHRRTRPVMWVAAGFLLAGSCWVLVTGLYARSELLAARIDLETLRNTVTAPPSPASAARGATDRRARTDAAARSAAAHAARAHRLTGGPAWSVAAHVPLAGGPLETVRGTAKAVDRLTGQVLPALVSAAGNLANIAGAGGGHLNLAELSKAAPALEQASRQMATARTETRGLPSRTWLPAVDRVRDQLLSRLDRIGPAVEDAATGARLLPLMLGADGPRRYFVVFQNPAEARGTGGMPGAYATMTADRGKLTLTEFGHDGAMVSARPKVDLGAEFTTMYGHNDAVNTWPNSNLSPHFPYAARIWSAAWLDKSGEHVDGVLALDPGALARLLAASGQARTTDGTVVSADNVVDISERTNYMSYADPLKRKAFLLDVARAAAGRLLTAADDPQLRPALLLGLYDVLGNGQMTVWSAHPNEQRELESRPVGGSLPQSPEPYAGLVVNNGAGTKLDYYLDRTLEWYPGRCTAAGREVTVKAVLANHAPPSGLPTYVTTRMDKPAYATRAGDNRLLVSYYATAGASLNRATIDGQTARMSPGVERGHPVYTFDVELPAGSSRTVVLHLLEPPADRAPTVLHQRLPRPLRATVRPSSGCRGD; encoded by the coding sequence ATGCCGTGGATCATCCACAAACTCTCGGACAGCTCCGTTCTGTCCCGCTTCACCGGCCTGGTGCGACGGAGCCACCGTCGCACCAGGCCGGTGATGTGGGTGGCGGCAGGTTTCCTCCTCGCCGGTTCGTGCTGGGTGCTCGTCACGGGCCTGTACGCCCGTAGCGAGCTGCTCGCGGCCCGGATCGACCTGGAGACACTGCGGAACACCGTGACGGCTCCCCCCTCGCCGGCCTCGGCGGCGAGGGGCGCCACGGACCGCAGGGCACGCACCGACGCAGCGGCTCGATCCGCTGCGGCGCACGCTGCTCGGGCGCACCGGCTCACCGGCGGACCCGCATGGTCCGTGGCCGCGCATGTGCCCCTCGCCGGAGGCCCTCTCGAGACCGTCCGGGGCACGGCCAAGGCCGTCGACCGGCTGACCGGCCAGGTACTGCCTGCCCTTGTAAGCGCCGCCGGCAACCTCGCCAACATCGCGGGCGCCGGTGGCGGCCACCTGAACCTCGCCGAACTGAGCAAAGCCGCCCCGGCTCTCGAACAGGCCTCACGGCAGATGGCCACGGCTCGTACGGAGACCCGCGGCTTGCCCAGCCGCACCTGGCTGCCCGCCGTGGACCGGGTCCGAGACCAACTCCTCAGCCGGCTGGACCGGATTGGGCCCGCCGTGGAGGACGCCGCCACCGGCGCCCGACTCCTGCCGCTGATGCTGGGTGCGGACGGTCCGCGGCGTTACTTCGTGGTGTTCCAGAACCCCGCGGAGGCGCGTGGCACCGGTGGAATGCCCGGTGCCTACGCCACGATGACCGCCGACAGGGGCAAGCTCACGCTGACGGAGTTCGGACACGACGGCGCGATGGTGAGCGCTCGCCCCAAGGTGGACCTCGGTGCCGAGTTCACCACCATGTACGGACACAACGACGCGGTGAACACGTGGCCCAACTCCAATCTGAGCCCGCACTTCCCCTACGCCGCGCGCATCTGGTCGGCCGCCTGGCTCGACAAGAGCGGCGAGCATGTCGATGGCGTACTCGCACTGGATCCGGGCGCGCTGGCCCGGCTGCTCGCAGCTTCCGGGCAGGCACGCACGACCGACGGCACAGTCGTCTCCGCGGACAACGTGGTGGATATCAGTGAGCGCACCAACTACATGTCGTACGCGGACCCGCTCAAACGCAAGGCCTTCCTGCTGGACGTGGCCCGCGCCGCCGCCGGGCGCCTGCTGACCGCCGCCGACGATCCCCAGCTGCGGCCCGCGCTGCTCCTCGGCCTCTACGACGTGCTGGGCAACGGGCAGATGACCGTCTGGAGCGCCCACCCGAATGAACAGCGGGAGCTCGAATCCCGTCCGGTCGGCGGCTCCTTGCCGCAGAGTCCGGAGCCCTACGCCGGGCTGGTGGTCAACAACGGCGCCGGCACGAAGCTGGACTACTACCTCGACCGCACTCTGGAGTGGTATCCCGGCCGCTGTACCGCCGCGGGCCGCGAGGTCACCGTCAAAGCGGTCCTCGCCAACCACGCACCGCCCTCCGGACTTCCCACATACGTCACCACCCGCATGGACAAGCCCGCCTACGCGACGCGTGCGGGTGACAATCGCCTGCTGGTCTCCTACTACGCGACCGCCGGGGCGAGTCTGAACAGGGCGACCATTGACGGGCAGACGGCTCGTATGTCGCCGGGCGTCGAGCGCGGACATCCGGTGTACACGTTCGACGTCGAGCTACCCGCGGGCAGCAGCCGCACGGTGGTGCTGCACCTGCTGGAGCCCCCCGCCGACCGGGCGCCCACCGTGCTGCACCAACGACTGCCGCGCCCGCTGCGGGCCACGGTGCGCCCGTCCTCGGGCTGCCGGGGAGACTGA